Below is a window of Pseudodesulfovibrio sp. 5S69 DNA.
GGCCGAACCAGGCGGTGAAGAAGAAGGTGCTGCCCTGGCCCACGGCGGACTCCACGCCGATCTCGCCGCCCATCATGTTGACCAGTTGCCGTGATATGGTCAGGCCGAGCCCGGTGCCCTGGTGCTTCTTGCGCAGGGAGCTGTCCGCCTGGGTGAAGCTGTCGAAGACCGCGTCGAGCTTGTCCTCGGGAATGCCCACGCCGGTGTCGCGAACCTTGAACTGGAGGCAGGCGCGTCCGGCCTCGATCCGGGAGAGCGCCACGGTCAGTTCCACCAGTCCGCGCGGGGTGAACTTCAGCGCGTTGCCGATGAGGTTCCACAGGACCTGGCCGAGCCGGTCCGGATCGCCGTTGAGCCTGGCGGGTACGTCGTCGGCCACGGTGTAGCGGAAGACCAGCCCGTTGAGTTCGGCCTGGGGGCCGAAGGAACGTACGCTGGTCTCCAGCGCCGAGCGGAAGGTGAAGTCCTCGGGCTTGAGCTCCATGCGGCCCGCCTCGATCTTGGAGATGTCCAGGATGTCGTTAACGATGTTCAGCAGGGAACTCCCGGCGTCGCGGATCATGTCCATGTGCTCGCGCTGGGCCTCGGTCAGCCCGGTGGTGACCATCATCTCGGCCATGCCCAGGATGCCGCTGATGGGCGTGCGTATTTCGTGGCTCATGTTGGCCAGGAACATGGACTTGGCCATGTTCGCCTCCAGCGCGACGCTGGAGGCCTCCTCGGCCGACCGGTTGGCCTCCACCAGCTTGCGGCTCATCTCGCCGTAGTGGATGGCCGAGCCGAAGAGGTTGGCGGCCAGCATCATGGACTCGATCTCCACGGGCAGCCAGTCCCGCTCACGGCGGTGTTCGGACAACCCCAGGAACCCCCACCAGGCGTTCCCGGCGAAGACCGGGACGATCATGACCGACTTGGCCCCGGTGGCCGCGAACAAGGCCCGCTCCTCCTTGCGGAAATGCTTGACATGGCCGGTGACCACCTTGCGCTTGAGCATGGCCCCGCGCCAGGTTTCGTAGCGGGGCGAGATCGCGATGTTCCGGCTCTCCGGCAGGGTGCTCAGGGGCGCGACCCACTCCGTGCCCCACTCGTTGTGCAGGGACAGGACCTCCCCGCCGTCCGGGCCGGTGTCCTTCTTGAAGAGATAGATGCGGGTCACGTCCGTGACCTTGCCGAGCTTGGCCAGGGCCTCGTCCACGCCCTCGTTCCAGTCCACCTTGCGCAGGAAGCGGCTGGCGAAGTTGGCCAGGACCTGGAGGATGGCGTCCCGCCGGAAGAGCAGTTCCTCGAATTCCTTTTGCAGGGAAACGTCGCGGGCCATACCCCAGATGCGCACCACCTCGCCTCCCGGTCCCAGCTCCACCTCGCGGTTGACGTGCAGGTGGCGGACCTTGCCGTCCTCGTCCACCACCCGATACTCGAAGTCCAGGGGCCAGCCCTGGTCGAAGGTGGCCTCGGTGGCCCGGTCAAAGACCTCCAGGTCGTCCGGGTGGACGTGGTTTCGCAGGCCGGACAGCCTGCGGCCGGGAGCCTCTTCCCGGCCGAAGATGCGGCCCAGCCCCTCGGACCAGCGGATGTCCCCGTCCGAGCCCATCTCCCAACTCCCGAAGGCGTCGGTGCGTTCCATCCAGTCGAGCAGGTCCAGGCGGAACTTGAGCCGGGTCTCGATGTCCAGGCGGTCCTCAAGGTGGCGGAAGCTGCGGGTCAGGCATTCGCGGATTCCGGGGCCCGGGACGAAACAATCGAAGGCCCCCTGTGCCAGGGCCGCGTCCTCCGCGCCGGGGGCGTGGGTCAAGACGATGGACTGCCGTCCGTATTCCTTGCGGATGCGGCTCACGGCACGGGGCCAGGAGTCGTCGTCCGGATCGGGCGCGAGCAGAACCAGGTCCGCGTCGTTCTTTTCCAACCGGCGCACGCCCCGTGAGACCGTGGCCAACCGAACCACCGTCCGCTCATGGCCCTCCGGGAGCAGGTCCAGGTCCCGCTCGTCCACATGCTTGCCCGCCAAGATCAGTATTTTCACACAACGCCTCCGCTATCCGCCCCGAAACATGAACGGTTCCCGCCGCCTACCCGATGTCCTTACGACATAAACGGGACAAGGGACAAGTGCATACCGCGTATCCGGAGGGCGCGCAGCCCCGCCGCAGTGGGGGGTGGGCGCATAGTTGACCGCAACCGTCTGAAAAGACAGTCCTTCCCTTTTTCGCAGCCCTTGCTTTCTGCCCGAACGGGGTTTACATACAGTACAGGCCCCCCGTACGCAGGGCATTCCCAACATACAGACCGAAGGTGCAACCATGAACTTTCTGCCCGACAACTCCATCCTGTCCCTGCTTGCCGGGGCGACCCTGGCGGTGAAGCTGGTCATGCTCTTCCTGGGATGCATGTCCCTGTGGAGCTGGACCATCATTTTCTTCAAGTTCTTCACCATCGGCACGGCCCGCAAGAAGGTCATGGCCGGGTACGACGCCTTTGTGGCCGCCGGGGACCTGTCCAAGGGAATCAAGGGGTTGGGCGACAAGGAGCAGTCGCCCCTGGCCCGCGTCTCGTCCCTGGCCGTGCACGAGTTCCGTCTGCTGGAGAAGGCCGGGATCAACCGCGAGCGCAAGCGGCTGCTGGTCAAGGACACCCTGCGGCGCGTGCTCAAGCAGGGCATCTCCAAGGAGATGCGCGGGTTGACCCGCAACCTGCCGTTCCTGGCCACCTGTGCCAACGCGGCCCCGTTCATCGGCCTGTTCGGCACGGTCTGGGGCATCATGCACTCGTTCCATTCCATCGGGCAGGCGCAGAGCGCGGCCCTGGCCACGGTGGCGCCCGGCATCTCCGAGGCGCTCATCGCCACGGCCATCGGGCTGCTCGTGGCCATCCCGGCGACCATCTTCTACAACTATTTCCTGGGCAAGCTGAACGAGGTCGAGTCCGGCATGGTCGATTTCGCCGGGGCCTTCCTGAACCGCGCCGAACGCGAAATCGCCTGGGCCGACAAGCCCGAGCGGGGCTAGGAGCGCGCCATGGCGATCAAGACCGGCGGCGGCTTCCTCAACGAGATCAACGTCACACCCTTCGTGGACGTGATGCTGGTGCTGCTGATCATCTTCATGGTCACGGCCCCGCTCATGACCCAGGGGGTGGAGGTAGACCTGCCGACCACGCGCACGGTCCGCAACCTGCCCCAGGACTCCGAGCACCTGGTCCTGACCGTGCGCAAGGACGGCCGGATCTTCCTGGACGAGTACCAGGTCTCCATGGACGAGCTGGAGGACCACCTGAAACGGCTGGTGGCCGGACAGAAGAAGCAGCTCTTCCTGCGCGCGGACAAGGAGGTCCCCTACGGCACCGTGGTCCAGGTCATGGGCGAGATCAAGGCCGCGGGCATCGACAAGCTCGGCATTGTGGCGGAAGAGCCCAAACAGGACAGGAAGTAAGGGGAAGCGAGGCGGCATGCAGCGGGCACTGAGCTGGACACTCTCCATTCTCTTCCACGCCGTGGTGGCCGTGGCCCTGCTCAATTCCGTGAGCCTGCCGCCCCTGCTGCCCGAGGAGCTCATGGAGGTGAACCTGACCGAGGTTCCCGAACCGCAACCAATCATCCCCATGCCCGCCCCCGCGCCCGCGCCTGAGCCACAGGCCGCAAAGGAATGCCCGGAAGTCCCCCCGGCCGCCGCCCCCTTGCCCATGGACAAGACCGTGGTCCTGGACGACGCGCCGCAACCGCCCGAGACCGCTCCGCCGCCCGAGGCGGAGCCCGCGCCGCCGGCCGAGCCCGACGTGGTCGAGATCAGCCCGTCCAAGACCCTGCCGCCCGAGCCCGAACCCGCGCCCGAAGAGGAACTGGCCGAGGACGGCCTGCCCAAGAAAATTTACGTGCGCAAGGACGGCACCGTGCACCGCGGGGCCGAGGCCCGTTTCGGCCGGGCCATGATGGGCGACTATTTTTCCTATTCGCCCCAGGAGTTCTCCGGCCAGTTCCGGACCAAGGACAACCGGGTCATCTCCATCATCGACGCCCGCAACACCAAGTACGGGCGCTTCCTGATCTACGACTCCAAGAACAAGACTCTGCGCCGCCTGAAGCAGGCCTTCGGCAAGTACGTCTACACCGTCGGTCCGTCCGTCTACGCCGACGAGCCGGTCACGGGCTCGGTCACCTTCCTGGCCAAGGACGACCGCATCGAGCGGTTCATCCTGGTCACGGACGACGACCGCATCGCCCACTACCCGGTCAAGGTGCACGTGCGCGAGGAAGCGGTCGCCTTCGACGGCCCGGCTGGGCGGGTCGAGGCCATGTTCTCCCGCCCGCCCTATGACGAGGGCCACGCGGGCGTGGTGGTCGTCCATGGACCCGAGTGCGCGGACCCCGGCATGGTCCAGGCCTTCACCCGGACCCTGTCCATGCACGGCCTGGCCGCCCTGACCTTCGTTCCGCGCGGCTGCGGTGCCGAGACGCCTGCCCCGGCGGGCACCGGCGAACTGGCCGAGGACACCGCGTCGGCCTTCGATTTCCTGGCGGCACACCCGTCCATCGGCGCGGACAAGGCCGGCATCTGGGGCTCGGGCCGGGGCGTGCCCGCGGCCATCCGGGCCGCCGGGCTGACCTCCCCCCGCTTCCTGGTCTGCATGCTCACCGACGGGCTCGCCCCGACCGACATGCCGAACCGCACGGTTCTCGCCGGGCTGGACCTGCCCGTGCTCTGGCTGATCACCGGCCGGGAGACGGCCAAATGGCGACCGTTGATCACCGTGCTCGAAGCCCTGCGCGACAAGCAGCAACGCCCCTTCACCATTGTGGTCGCCCCGGCCAAAACCAGCCGGGAGGTGCTTGAGGCCGAAGGGGCGCGCTCCTCCTGGGTGGAGCAGGTGGCCGACGACCACGCCTCACTGGCCGTGTCCTGGATCAACGGCCTCAAATAGCCCCGGAAACGGGCAGCGCAACGCTCGCGCCTTCCATCCGGACTGTAAATACGTTATGGTGCGTTCACCGTAATGGCTCATGCCTGTCACTTTCACCCAGCCGGACGCCCTGTGAAGATCGACCGCGACCCGCGAGAACGCCTTGATCCAGAAACCCGCAAACGGCTGGTCGATGCCGATCCCGCCCTGTTTCGGAGACTGGTCGAGGCGTCGGGCATGCCGGTCTCCATCCACGACAAGACCCTCTACCCCATCTGGGGGAACCGGGCCTGGACCGAACTCTGGGGGTACTCTCTGGAGAATCTCCTGGACCTGCCCCAGGGACTGGCCATGCCCGAGGAAAGCGTCGAGCTCTATTGGAAGAGCGTGTTGCCCACGGTCAGTCAGGGCAAGCGGTGGCAGGGTGAGTACCTGATCCGGGCCAAGGGCGGCACCCTGCGCACGGTCAAGGGGTGGTTCGACCCCGTCACCGACGAATCCGGCGAAATCACCCACATCATCGGCATCAAACAGGACCTGTCCGACCTCATCCGCATGCGCGAGGCCCTGGGCTCGGCCGAAAAGAGCCTGAACTTCATTTCCGACTGCACCAGCGACATCTTCTTCCGCCTGAACCTGCACACCGGCCTCTACGACTACCTCAGCCCCTCGGTTGAGCGCTTTTCGGGCTATACCGTCCGGGAGTATCAGGAATGCCCCATGCTCGTCCGCAAAATCGTCCACCCGGACTGGCGGGACTACCTGGACCGGATCATGGAGGAGCTGCTCGCGGGCAGGGTGCGCGAGGAATACGAATTCCAGTTCATCCACAAGTCGGGCGAGGTCCACTGGGCCAGCCAGCGGCACATCCTGCTCCGGAACAAGGCCGGGGCCCCCGTGGCCGTGGAGGGCATCGCCACGGACATCACCGCCCGCAAGGAGGCCGAGGAACGGTTGCGGGCCAGCGAGGAAAAATATCGCTTCCTGGCCGAGAACACCGCCGACGTCATCTGGACCATGGACGACGACTACCACCTGATCTACGCCACCCCGTCCATCAAGGACATCAGCGGCTTCACCCTGGAGGAGCTCCAGGGCCGCCCGTTCCGGAAGATGATCACCCGGTCCTCCATCCGCAAGTTCGAGGAGGCCCTGGCCCGGCGGCGAGAGGCCGAGGCCAAGGGGGACCACGCCCTGATCAACAGCCTGGAGCTGGAACACATCCACAAGAACGGCAAGACCTTCTGGGCCGAGACCATGATCAAGCGGCTGCTCGACGGCAAGGGGCGCCCCTGCGGATTCCAGGGCGTGTCCAGGGACGTCACCCTGCGCCTGGAGGCCGGAGCCGCCATCACGGCCAGCGAGGCCCGGTTCCGCACCCTGTTCGAGGACTCCCCCATCTCCCTCTGGGAGGAGGACCTGACCAAACTCAAGTTCTACTTCGACGACCTCAAGGAACAGGGGATCGGCGATTTCCGCAAATTCTTCTACGACAACCCCGAGGCGCTGGCCAAATGCGCCACCCTGGTCACCGTGGTGGACGTGAACAAGGCCACCCTGTCCCTGCTCGGCGCGACGAGCAAGGAGGACTTGTTCGGCAACCTGGACAAGGTCCTGACCGAGTCCTCCATGGCCGCCTTCGCCGAGGAGATGATCCTGCTCGCCTCGGGCGGCCGGGAATACTGCGGCGAGATCACCAACCGCACCCTGGACGGCGACACCATCTGGGTCATGGTCCACTTCTTCGTGCCGGACGAATACAAGGACACCCTGTCCAGGGTCATCGTCTCCCTGCTGGACGTGACCCCCCGGCGCCGCGCCGAAGAGGCCCTCATGGACTCCGAGGAGCGCTACCGCGTGCTGGCCGAGAACTCCCAGGAGGGAGTCATCGTCATGCAGAGCGGCGTGGCCCGTTACGTCAACGAGTCCATGATGCGCATCACCGGCTACTCGGCGAGGGAGTTCGAAGGGCTCGATTTCGTGGACATGGTCCACCCCGGCGACCAGGCCGAACACGCGCCCCGCTTCGCCCGCCTCGACTCCGGCGAGATGAACGAGTCCCTGGGCTCCTTCCGCATCCTGACCCGGAGCGGCGGGACCAAGTGGGTGAACATGAGCGTCAAGCCGATCATGTGGGGCGGCCGCGAGGCCCAGATGCTCATCCTGACCAACATCACCCGGTACAAGGCGCTCGAATCCGAACTGCTCATCGCCCACGCCCAGATGGAAAACCGGGTGCGCAAGCGGACCGCCGAGCTGTCCAAGGCCAACGTCCGGCTCAAGGCCGAGGCCGAGGAGCGGCGCAAGGCCCAGGAACGCATCCAGGCCCTGACCCAACAGCTCATCCGCGTGCAGGAGGACGAGCGCCAGCGCATCGCCCGCGACCTGCACGACAACGTGGCCCAGGACCTCTCCTCCATCATGCTCAAGATGGAGACCCTGTTCGACGGCCACCCGGACGCACACCCGGAGCTGGCCGAACGCGGCGAAGCCGTGGCCGAGGTGCTGCGCCACACCATCGCCTCGGTCCGGGAGATCGCCTACGGGCTGCGCCCCCCGGCCCTGGACCAGCTGGGCCTGGTCCAGGCCCTGACCAATCTGTGCCACGACTCCGGGAGCCGATATGGCTTTGACGTTGACTTTTTCTCCACCGGAATCGAGAATATTTCCTTGGACTTCGACGTGGAAATCAACCTCTACCGCATGGTCCAGGAAGCCGTCAGGAACATCTGCCGCCACGCCGGGGCGACCAAGGCCGTCATCCGCCTGGTCAAAAGCCACCCCGACATCCTCATCCGCATCGAGGACAACGGCAGCGGATTCCCGATGGAGGAAAGCCTGGCCAGGGCCGACGCGGAAAAACGCATGGGCCTGCGGAGCATGGAGGAGCGGGCCCGCCTCATCGGCGGTTCCATGGAGGTCCAGACCCTGACCGGCACCGGCACACGCATACTTTTCAAGGTACCGATCGAAAGCGCGAGGAGACACGGCTAGTATGGGAGCGAATACCCTTGACATCATGATCGTCGACGACCACCCCCTTTTCAGGGAGGGCCTCAAAACCATCGTCAGCCGGGACGAAAACTTCGCGGTCTGCGCCGAGGCGGGCACCGGCGAGGACGGGGTGACCCTGGCCCGCACCCACAAGCCGGACATCATCCTGGTGGACATCTCCATGCCGGACAAGAGCGGCATCCAGATGATCCGCGAACTCAAGGACGAACTGCCCCTGACCCGGTTCGTGATCATCTCCATGCACTCCGAGGCCGACTACATAGTCGAGGCCTTCCGGGCCGGCGCCACGGGCTACATCATCAAGGAATCCGCCGCCGGGCAGCTCCTCAAGGGGCTGAACACCGTGGCCGGAGGCAACCTCTTCCTGGACAGCGCCCTGTCCCAGGAGGTCGTCTTCAAACTGCTCCAGACCAAGAGCGACTCCCGGGACGGCAACGACGACCCATACGCCACCCTGACCCCCCGCGAACAGGAGGTCATGCGCATGCTCGCCGAGGGGCTGACCGCCAAGGGAGTGGCCGAGCAGTTGTTCATCTCCCCAAAGACCGTGGAGAACCACCGTACCAACCTGATGAAGAAGCTCGGGCTCAAGAGCTCCGTGGAACTCGTCCGCTACGCCGCCCGGCTGGGGCTCATCGACATCGAGACCTGGGCCATTTGACCGGCCCGGTCCGCTGCGGACCGTACGCAAAGAGCCCCCGGCAACTTCGGTTGTCGGAGGCTCTTTGTTTGGAATGACTGACGAAACTATTGCGCTTCGATGGTGATCCGCTTGGGCTGGACCTTCTCCACCTTGGGCAGGAAGAGTTCCAGGACGCCGTTTTCCAGGGAGGCCTTGATGCGCTCCCGGTCCACGATGTCGGAGATGGAGATGGACCGCACGTATTCGCACGCGCCGAACTGCGCCTCCACGAACTTCTCGCCCGAAACCGGGCACTGGGCCGAGCGGCCGGTCACGGTCAGTTCGTCCTCTTCCAGATCGATGGCCATGTCGTCCTTGCTCACGCCGGGCATGTCCATGAAGATGTGGAACCCGTCCTCGCGCTCCAGGATGTCCGTGGCCGGACGGAAGCGGCTCAGTTCCTTGCCTTCCTCTTTCTTCGCGACTTCGCTCATGACACCCTCCTTAGGCAACGTCGATGCTGATGGTGCGCGGCTTGACTTCGGCGGACTTGGGCAGGGTCACGGTCAGCACCCCGTCCCGCATGGCCGCGGTCACCTTGTCCCGGTCAACCGGTACGCCGATGTTGACAACTCTGTGGAAAATTCCGCTCGGGCGTTCCTGACGATAGAATTTGCCTTCCGGGGCGGTGCGCTCGCCCTTGATGACCAGCGTCTTGTCGGTCAACGTCAGTTCCACGTCGTCGATGGTCACTCCGGGCACTTCCGCGCGGACGTAAATGTTCTCATCGTCGTTGCTCAGATTGAGCGGGGGGTAGGCCAAACGCCGGTCGTCGCCCATGGGCGATCGCAGAATTTCCTCAAAGACACGATCCAACCGGGACGGAAAATTGTAGAGCGTATTGAAATCGATAACCATGAACGGCACCTCCTTTTCGTTCGTTCGAACTGAAAATAGGCACCATTCCCTGATCGTCAAGACTCCCTGTGGAAAAAATTTGGCTCTCGCTCGCGGTCTGCGATAACGGGCCGTCCGCGCCGTTTCCAAGGCTGCGGTAGCCGCCACCCCCCTCTCGCAAACCCGGCCGTGAGGAAAGCCCGCTGCGAAAAAGCCGTCCTGCCCGCAAATGCAGGCAGGACGGCTTTTTTTGCCGTTGAACCGGACGGCTACTTCGAGCCGGTCCATTCCTCTTCGGGCACTGCCTGGTCCACGAGCATGATGGGGATGTCATCCTTGACCGGGTAGACCACCTTGCACCGGGGGCAGGCCAGCCCGTCGCCGCCGGGTTTGGGCATGAGTTCGCCCTTGCACTGCGGGCAGGCCAGAATATCGAGCAGTTCTTTCTTCAGGGTCATGGCGTTCTCCTTTTCAGTGCGAGCAGGATAGCCTCGGGCGCGGAGATTGGCAACCACGCCGCGCTTTACCTCCATGCGGAGAATCTGTAACTTGATGCATTGAACAACCGACAATCTTACGGGACAATACATCCATGAGCATAGACCTGCACACACACACCACGGTCTCGGACGGCACCCTGACGCCCACGGAACTGGTCAAGCTGGCCAAGGAGAGCGGGCTGGACGCCATCGCGGTGACCGACCACGACACCTTTCAGGGCATCCCCGAAGCCCTGGAGGCCGGCAGGAAGTACGGCATCGAGGTCATTCCGGGCGCGGAGCTGAGCCTGGAATCCCCGGAGGGAACGGGCTGGATCCACATGGTCGCCCTGTGGCTGCCCGAACGGGCGGACGAACTCCAGAAGGCGTTTGACTGGGTCATCGAGGGACGCGCCAACCGCAACCACGAGATTGTGGCCAAGCTGCGCGCTCTGGGCGTAAACATCACCTACGAAGCCGTGGCCGCCCGCGCCGGCGGGACCGTCGGCCGCCCGCATTTCGCTCAGGAGCTGATGGCGCTCGGCGTGGTCTCGTCCATGGACGAGGCGTTCAAGGTCTGGGTCGGCGACAACGGCCGGGCCTACGTGCCCAAACGCAAGCTCACGCCCGAAAAGGCCCTGGCCATCCTGAAAAACATCGGGGCCACGTCCATCCTGGCCCACCCCTACGCCTTGAGGCTGAGCTACCCGGAGACCGAAAAGCTGGTCCGCCGCCTCATGGACCTCGGCCTGGACGGCATGGAGGTCATCTACTCCGAGCACTCCGAGGCCGACACCAAGGCCTTCGGCGAGATGGCCGACCGCCTGGGCCTGCTCAAGAGCGGCGGATCGGACTTCCACGGGACCAACAAGCCGGACATCAGGCTCGGCGTGGGCCGGGGCAACCTGGACATCCCCAACGAGCTGCTCGACAAAATGAAGGCTGCCCGGCGGGCCAAGGGCCTGCCCGTCTAAACGATCATGTCCGAAGTCGTCACCCTCCCCTGCGAAAGCTACGCGCAGACCGTCCGCCGGGCCTTTGAACAGGCGGGCGGGCCGGACGCGTTGGCCGGATTTGCGCGCATCCTGCTCAAGCCCAACCTGGTCAACGCCTCGCCGTTCCCGGTGACCACCCACCCCGCGTTCACGGCCGCGGCCATCGACGCCATACGCGCCCACACCGACGCACCCATCACCATCGCCGAGGGCACCGGCGACAGGGACAAGGAGACCGACGAGATCTTCGCCGTCCTGGGCTACCAGGAACTTGCCCGGTGCAAGGACGTCGACCTGCTGGACCTCAACCACGCCCCCCTGGTCGAGATATCGAAGCCCGGCTGTACGGTCTTCCCGACCATGTGGCTGCCCGAGGCCGCCTTTGACCACTGCATCGTGTCCCTGCCCGTGCTCAAGGGCCACTCCATGGCGGCCGTAACCGGGACCATGAAGAACATGATAGGCTTCGCCCCGCCCTCCCACTACCAGGGCGGCGGTTGGAAAAAGGCCCTCTTCCACCGCGACATGCACGGCTCCATCCGCGACCTGAACCGCTACGTCACCCCGCACTTCACCCTCATGGACGCCACGGTAGGGCTCAAGGACTACCACCTGGGCGGGCCCCGGTGCTGTCCGGAAGTGGGCATGATCCTGGCCGGGGCCGACCCCCTGGCCGTGGACCGCGCCGCCGCAGGACTGCTCGGCATCGACTGGCACGGCGTCGGCCACCTGCGCTGACCAGGCGCCAACATTCCCCTTGGCGAAACGAACCCCCATCAGGTATTCTGCGATCATGCCCGACTCCCCGTTCACCCCGGAACTGCTCGCCCCGGCGGGCGACATGGAAAAGCTCGAGACCGCCGTCCTGTACGGCGCCGACGCCGTCTACCTCGGCGGCGAAGGCCTCAACCTGCGCGCCGGCGCGGGCGGGTTCGACCGCCAGGCGCTCGAACGGGCCATCGCCCGCGCCCACCAGGCCGGGGTCAAGGTCTATTACACCCTCAACGTCTACCCGCGCCAGTCGCACATGAGCGCGGTGCACGAACAGATCGACACCCTGGGCGAACTTCGGCCCGACGCGGTCATCGCCGCCGACCCCGGCGTCATCCGCCTGCTCCGCCGCGAACTGCCCGAAATCCCGGTACACATCTCCACACAGGCCAACACCTCCAATGTGGAGGCCGTGCGCTTCTGGCGCGAAAACGGGGCCAAGCGCGTCAACGTGGCCCGCGAACTGCGCTCGGCCGAACTCGGCGAAATGCTCGACGCCTGCCGCAAGCAGATGCCGACCATGGAGCTCGAAGTCTTTGTCCACGGGGCCATGTGCATGGCCGTGTCCGGCCGCTGCTACATGTCCGCCCTGCTCAACGACCGGCCCGGCAACCTCGGGCAGTGCTCCCACCCCTGCCGCTACGAATACCGGCCCGTGTCCATGACCTTCGAGGAACGCACCCGGCCCGGCGAAAAGCTCTGGGAAATGCGCGAATACGAAAACCCCTTCACCGAGGACTTCACCTTCGACGCGCCCGACGACTTCGCCTTCTCCTCCCCGGACAGTGATTCCCCCGCGTCCCAGCCCCCGGCCGACCGCGCCCTGTCCGCCGCGCTCGACACCGACAACTGGACCAAGTTCTTCGCCGCCGAAGACCTCTGCCTGCTCCACTACCTCGAATGGTTCCGGGGCATGAAGGTCGCCTCCCTCAAGCTCGAAGGCCGGACCAAGAGCTCCGCCTACCTCGCCCAGGTCGTGGACGCCTACAAGACCGCCCTGAACCACGCCGCCACCGGCCGGTTCCAGCCCGAACTCTATTTGTCCGAACTGGTCAACGCCGCCTCCCGGCCCCTGACCACCGGCTTTTTCGACCCGGCCAACCGGGGCGTCATTGCCCAGCCGCCCGACGAAACCGAAAAACGCCCCGTGCTCGCCCGCATCCTCGCCCCCCTGGCCTCGGGCCGCTGGCTCGTCCAGACCAAGTCGCGCTGGACCACCGCCGAGCCCGTGGAAATCCTCGTGCCCGGCCTCATCCGGCCCCACATCTCCGCCGAAGACTACGGCCTGGTCAACGAACAGGGCCAAGGCGTGGACACCTCCCACCCCGGCCAACGCGCCGTGTTCATCTGCGACCACCCGGAAATCAAAACCGGCATGTTCATCAGAAAACCCTGGGATATGGACAGGCTCGACTAGCCAGGCCGGGGAGGAATGCCTCCGGCGGGCCCTCGCCGGGCGGCGTCTCCGACGGCCAAAGAACCTTTCGGAAAAGGTTCTTTGGAATCTCCAAAACTTTTTGGGTGCCTTCGGCAGGGGCGTGCGGGGACGGGGGAAAAAGGTCTTTCGCGGGAGGGGGGAGGTAGCTTGGCTGGCGGGGGCGGAACCCGCTAAAGCGCCCTTGCGGCGTTTTCTTACTTTCAAGAAACGGTGACGCCTTTCGCTCGCACCCTTTCCCCAAAAAGCACCCCGCGATTTCAGGCAGAAAAAACGGCCTAGAAAAAGGCGCTCATAACGATGTCGATCTGGCCG
It encodes the following:
- a CDS encoding peptidase U32 family protein; its protein translation is MPDSPFTPELLAPAGDMEKLETAVLYGADAVYLGGEGLNLRAGAGGFDRQALERAIARAHQAGVKVYYTLNVYPRQSHMSAVHEQIDTLGELRPDAVIAADPGVIRLLRRELPEIPVHISTQANTSNVEAVRFWRENGAKRVNVARELRSAELGEMLDACRKQMPTMELEVFVHGAMCMAVSGRCYMSALLNDRPGNLGQCSHPCRYEYRPVSMTFEERTRPGEKLWEMREYENPFTEDFTFDAPDDFAFSSPDSDSPASQPPADRALSAALDTDNWTKFFAAEDLCLLHYLEWFRGMKVASLKLEGRTKSSAYLAQVVDAYKTALNHAATGRFQPELYLSELVNAASRPLTTGFFDPANRGVIAQPPDETEKRPVLARILAPLASGRWLVQTKSRWTTAEPVEILVPGLIRPHISAEDYGLVNEQGQGVDTSHPGQRAVFICDHPEIKTGMFIRKPWDMDRLD